GCCATTGTCAAGCCCGACGAGGTTTTTGACTATTACGAGATTGACGCAGCAGACTTACAGGAGGACGCAGACCATGAGGAAACGTAGCGCAGAGGAAAAACAAAAGCAGCTTGAACGGTTTTTAATGAATGTTGCGGAAGCCGCCGACGCTGCATTATGGGAGTATTGGCGGGAAAAGGAAGCGGAACACCGCCGTTTTGCAACGGAGTATGTCACGCGCCGGGGGCTTATCCCTCAACAGTGACAGCATGGCAGACCGCCGGGGAGGGGGGGACAGGGGAAGCTACACTTCCCCTACGCTGCCTTGCGGCAGCTACCCCTTTGTGAACTTGCGGGAAGCGAACACCTTGCTATGCAAGCTATTCACTTCCCGCAAGTCTGAATAATACCCGTCCGGCAGCACAGCGGGACACCGAAAGGAGGAATCGAAGCAATCACATATATCAATATCGGCTACATGATACGCGCCCCTACTTTCCGGCGCAGCACACAGCGGCAGGAGCCGCACCCCCCTACAACTGAATACCGCCGCGCCGCAGAACTTACGCAGCGCGGGGACAGCCGCCTTTACCAGAGGGCGGTTTTTTTATGCGGCGGCATACGCTGACCGCCTTTTGTCCGCTTGCCGGACAGCCGCAGACGCGGCAGAAAGGATTTATTTATGGCATTTTTCAATAGCGCAGTAGACGTTTTGCAGACCCTTGTTGTAGCACTTGGAGCCGGGCTTGGTATCTGGGGCGTTATCAATCTCATGGAGGGCTACGGCAACGACAATCCGGGCGCGAATGCTCATGTACGGTAGAGAAGCACAAGACATGGATAGCCAGCCCTGCCACTATTCCGAAGTCAGGGGAACGCAATAGAAAAATTCATAGCTGTATGCTATACTTAATTAGCATTTGAACATATCAAGCTGACACAGCAATCTCTTTGCTTGCCGTTAATGTGCGTCTACCAACAGTCCGCAGAAAGCAAGAGTAGCGTAAAGGTATAAAAATTTCAAACTTCTTTGTAACGAAATTCCGATTTCTCCGTCTAACCTATGAAGCTGAAGGAGGTGATGACAAGTATGGACTATGAAAAGCTCTATAAAGCCTACTATTTACAGGTATACTCGTATACTATTTCTCTTGCCAAAAATCGTGAGATAGCAGAGGAAATCACGCAGAACACATTCTATAAGGCTGTTTCTACAACATCACAATTCAAAGGTAAGTCAGATGAATTGACATGGCTCTGCTCCATAGCAAAAAATCTTTACCATGATGAAATGCGAAGCCGTCAGCGAGTAGCTGATGTGAGTGAAATCAATGACTTGCCATCAAATGAAAATGTTGAGAACTCAGTTGCAGATTCTGACATGGCGTTCCGCATACACCTCGTTCTTCACCGTTTGGAAGAACCATACAAAGAAGTCTTTCAGCTTCGCGTATTCGGGGAACTATCTTTTTCACAAATCGCTGCAATTTTTGGAAAAACAGAATCATGGGCGAGAGTTACTTATCATCGTGCAAAGCTAAAAATTCAAGAAAGGATGGATGAAAAGCATGAGTAAACAATGCGATATTGTTCGAGATATTCTTCCGCTGTATGTTGACGGTGCTTGCAGCGAAGCAAGCGCAGAGATGGTAAAAGAGCATTTGAACGCCTGTGCTGATTGTAACGCAATTTATCAGAAATTGCTTTCTCACACGAGCGAAGATGTTCTTCACGAAGAAAGCGAAAGCGTTATTATGCGCCATGAGGCAAAAGAAAAGCAGAGGGGCAGGAAAAAGATAACGATTGCTGTTCTCGTTTCCATCGCTCTTTGTACCATTGCAATTTTTACAGCTCTCTTTCTGTTACCTATAAACATTGCTTATGAGCCTGTCAAAATCGACTTCCCATTTGAGGTTGAAGATGTCGAAAGCGTTGAAATGTACCACTATGACGGAGTGCCTGCATCAGCAGAAAAGAAAGTAGTTGTTGCTGAAAATGATATAAAGACCCTGTATGATAAGTTCAAGGACTTATCCTTAAAAGACAAAACAACTGAGGAAACTGCCGGAGCAGATGTGACCAGCTTTAGATTTAACCTCTCAGATGGAACAAGCTACGATTTGATTTACGCCTGCTATGGAGTTAAAAACGGCGAATTGAAGTCAGAAGCAGGCGGTTTTAAGTATTTCACAAGTGCGGATATTGGCTCTTATTGGAACAATTTGAATACGGACCTTGAAGCAATTCCTATCAATGAGAGTGAATTGCCGTGAGCAGATAGCAAACCCAGCCGAGCCTGTCAACGGTCAAGATGAACGGCGCAAATGCGCCGCCGTTGACAGCCCCGCCCGTCTTTGCTGTTCGGTAATCAAGAGGGCGACAGCACAAGATGCTGCCGCCCTCTGCCATTATTCAGAAAGGGGGATTTTCCATGACCGAACACGAAAAGTATCAAGAACATATCCGGCATACACACGATGCCTTTTGCAAGACTGTTATTCGCCACGCTGCCATAGACGCAGCCCGGAGCATACGGAGCCGCCGCAAGCGGGAAATCTCGCTTGAATATCTGATAGAAGAAAAACACTATCCATTCAGTACCACAGATAAATACTTTGCGGAGCAATCCGGCATGACCAGCTATCCGCTTTTCGTCTGTGGTCAGATGGTGCTTTTGGAAAGTCCAGAGCTTGCCGCAGCCCTGTCCGCACTATCACAGATGGAACAGGAAATCATTTTCTTGTACTACTTCCAACGATTGACGCATAGGGAGATTGGACGGAGATATGGACGGGCTGGCAACACAACCGGGCGGCGTATTCAGATGATTTTACGGCGGCTACGGGCAGAGTTGGAGGGCTTGTCCTATGAACCAGCTACTTCCCTATGAAACAATCGTTAAGGCAAGCGAGGGCGACCCGGAAGCTGTTGCCGCCGTCCTATCCCATTATGCCGGATATATCCGCTCTTGTGCGAAAATGGACGGACAGATCAACACAGATATGCAGGAACATATCGTCGGGCGGCTGATAGAAAGCCTGTTGAAGTTCCGCTTTGACCGCTAAGCAGAAAAGTTGTATAATTAGAGCCTGACAAATTAAACTTTAATGGGGGTGGAGCAAATGGAACAGATTATCAATTATAGAGACATACCCACAGATAAAAGGCTTGACATATTAAATGCTCTTGAGCGAATAGGTTTTTTTCCTGCATACGGCGGTGTGAAAACCATGCAACAAATTATGGAAAAGTCAGTTCCGGGTTCAGGTCCACAATTCTATTTCGTTTTCCG
This sequence is a window from Coprococcus eutactus. Protein-coding genes within it:
- a CDS encoding Maff2 family mobile element protein translates to MAFFNSAVDVLQTLVVALGAGLGIWGVINLMEGYGNDNPGANAHVR
- a CDS encoding helix-turn-helix domain-containing protein → MNQLLPYETIVKASEGDPEAVAAVLSHYAGYIRSCAKMDGQINTDMQEHIVGRLIESLLKFRFDR
- a CDS encoding RNA polymerase sigma factor — protein: MDYEKLYKAYYLQVYSYTISLAKNREIAEEITQNTFYKAVSTTSQFKGKSDELTWLCSIAKNLYHDEMRSRQRVADVSEINDLPSNENVENSVADSDMAFRIHLVLHRLEEPYKEVFQLRVFGELSFSQIAAIFGKTESWARVTYHRAKLKIQERMDEKHE
- a CDS encoding RNA polymerase sigma factor; protein product: MTEHEKYQEHIRHTHDAFCKTVIRHAAIDAARSIRSRRKREISLEYLIEEKHYPFSTTDKYFAEQSGMTSYPLFVCGQMVLLESPELAAALSALSQMEQEIIFLYYFQRLTHREIGRRYGRAGNTTGRRIQMILRRLRAELEGLSYEPATSL
- a CDS encoding zf-HC2 domain-containing protein → MSKQCDIVRDILPLYVDGACSEASAEMVKEHLNACADCNAIYQKLLSHTSEDVLHEESESVIMRHEAKEKQRGRKKITIAVLVSIALCTIAIFTALFLLPINIAYEPVKIDFPFEVEDVESVEMYHYDGVPASAEKKVVVAENDIKTLYDKFKDLSLKDKTTEETAGADVTSFRFNLSDGTSYDLIYACYGVKNGELKSEAGGFKYFTSADIGSYWNNLNTDLEAIPINESELP